The Sporosarcina ureae genomic sequence GAAGTTTTCAACTGTCTTTGGAACTTGCTCTTTAAAAAGCTTTATTTTGATTGGCCCCATTGTGGTGTTCATCGTTACTAGTGCTTCGTTTTCTGCTACTTCAGTCGATAATTGTGGATACATGATATTCCTCCTCAAATTTGCGTGCTCGTTCATTTTGATGCGTATTTTCTACATGAAATCAGTCTATCATATATGGTGGGAAAATTCGATAATTGTAACTGTGACAGTTAGTTGACAAAGTTTATTTTGCTAAGAGAAAGCACAATATTAAAAGTGGACAACCTTGATGACTCCTAAGAAAATGCGAGTTCGCTCATTATTTTGTAGAACTGCTCATAGTTCATGTGTAACCGCTCTATGGCCACCTCCAACCGCTCTATACCGGTCCGTTACCGCTCATACTTTACATCACATCGCTCTATGACAAGCTATAACCGCTCATAGCACTCCGCTTTACTACTTCTCATGAATCCAAACAGCCAATGTACATCCCATAACAAGATCAGTATTCCCCATTCGCTCTCACTTTTGATGTAAGCACTATATTTCCTTCGGCTACCGAATTGTTTTATACTTAATATCATTGATGCTTTACAGGAGGAAGGCGGTTCAACGTTGAGTCGACATAAGAAAAATTTCATTATCATCTGGGTCACGAACTTTCTTGTAGCAGGGACGATGACGATGATTATGCCGTTCCTGTCGTTATACATTGAAACGTTTGGAGATTATTCTGACGCGTATGTCCAGAAGTGGGCAGGATTGATTTTTGGTGCTACGTTTATTACCGCGCTGATCATGTCACCTATTTGGGGACGTTTTGCAGATCGTTTCGGCTTTAAGCCCATCTTGCTCATCAATGGTTTCGGGATTACGATTTCGGTCTTTTTAATGGGCTTTGTCAATTCCGTAGAAACCTTTTTTGTCTTGAGACTACTGATGGGGTTGGTTACCGGTTTCTTACCGACTTCACTAGCTTTCATTTCTTCTCAAACACCTCGCGAGGAAGCTGGCAAGATGCTTGGGACGTTGCAAATGGGCGGTGTTGCGGGAATGTTATTTGGCCCCGTTCTCGGCGGTCTAATGGCCGATACGTTCGGTTTTGAGTATGCTTTCATCATTACGTCCGTTTCCGTTGTCATGGCGACGTTGCTTGTGCTATTTGGGATCAAAGAAGAAGCACGTGTTAAAGTGCGGAAAGTAGTGAAGTATTCGCGGACAGTCATTTTGGGTGGATTGTTCAAACACCGTTTGATGTTCAACGTGATGATCGTTACAACGCTGATTCAAGTCGGGAATTTTAGTATTCAGCCGTTGCTATCACTTTATGTAGCGGATTTGACTCATGCCGCATCCAATGTAGCGTTCCTAGCAGGGTTGACGTTCAGTGCAACAGGCTTGGGTAATTTACTATTCGCTAGGTATTGGGGGAAGGTAGGCGACGATATCGGCTATGAAAAAATTCTTGGGATTCTGCTCATCATGTCATTCATCTTCATTATTCCGCAGGCGTTCGTTACGTCACTTTGGCAACTTGTATTGTTGCGGTTTTTATTTGGTATCTCAACAGGCGGTATGATTCCTCTTACGACAGCGCTTGTTCGTCGTGAGGCCCCACTGGAAGTTCAAGGTGAAGTCATGGGGTATAACACCAGCTTCCGTTTCCTCGGCAATATTATCGGACCGATGTTTGGCGGAATTGTCAGTGGATATATTGGGATTCCTGCAGTATTCATCGTGACGGGTATCTTATTCATTGTCGGTTATCTGTTCCTATCCATGGCGGTACGACGGCCTACACAAGATTTCGAACATTTCCTAGAAGACCGGCAAGATGAAGCGAATGAACACACGTGAATTTAGCCACACAACCGTCTATCGGTTGTGTGGCTTTTTTATTCCCTATTGATTCAGGCGGCAGTTGCCATGTTATGTTATATTTTTCTATAGCTATATGAAAGTACAGGAGGCTAGTCAGTTGAAACAAACGGTTGGATTAGTGATTACGCTTGCTTGCGTACCGCTATTGTTATTTATCCAAAATCAAATCTACGCAGAAACCGTGCAGACGGAAGCATTGCACGCCTCCATTCGTGACGCAGTGCAGTTGGATGTGCCTGCCATGGTGTCCCCTATTCAAATGAAAGACCGGAACGGTACACTATTTGCGGAAGAATATATTGAATGGCGGCAGCCGATCCATTTGCAAGATATAACGTTTTTCACGCGACAGTTGTTTTTGAAAAGTGAAGACCGGACGTTTTATGAGCATCGCGGCTATGATATCGCCGCGATTATTCGAGCTTTCACGATCAATGCAGCGGCAGACGAAAAACAGCAAGGCGCTTCGACCATCACACAGCAAGTCGTGCGAATGCGCTATTTATCGACAGAGAAAACGTATGAACGAAAGTTTAAAGAGCTCTTCTTTGCAGCAGAGTTGGAGAAACAATCGACAAAAGATGAAATCCTAGAAATGTATTTGAATGAAATGTATTTCGGCAATCAAGTGTACGGAATTGGTGGCGCGGCAAGCTACTACTTCAGCCGTCCACTTGAAAAATTACATGAAGCGGAAATCGCATTTTTGGCTGCTATTCCAAATAATCCGTCGCTTTATAACCCACTCAAGCATTTTGATCAAACGAAAGAACGTCAAATACGACTTCTTCAAGTTATGCTCAATCAGCAAGTGATTTCGCAAGAGCAATTTGAAGAGTATAGTAACATGCCCATTCAATTAAACGTTAAGAAAAAAGAACAGCGTTACCCCATGTACAGTTCATATGTATTAGAAGAGTTGAAAGAGCTCATAGCGCAGACGGAAGGACTCGATGTGTCATTGAGTAAAGCCAAAACACCAGAAGAACGTCAACGCTGGCAAAATGAAATCAATCGACGGACGCGAGAAGTAATCGGCAAAGGCGTGACAATTGATACGGCACTTGATCAAAATAAGCAACAGCATGATGAAAATCGATTGAATGCACTTATTGGAACGAACGGTGTGCAGGCTGGAGCTGCTGTTATCGACAATGAGATGCGTGAGATTATCAGTCTGTATGCAGGTTCAGGCTATAAAAAAACAGATTTCAACCGAGCTTATCAAGCCGTTCGGCAACCAGGGTCAGTAATCAAACCATTGCTTGTCTATGCACCATTTTTCGAAAGTGGACCGTATCACGCGGATACGCCTGTAAACAGTAGTGATATTTGTATTGGTGGTTATTGTCCGAAAAACTTCGGCCACTATCAGTTTGGCACGACTACAGTACGAGAAGCCTTCCGGAATAGTTATAACTCGACGGCTGTACGATTATTGCAACGAGTTGGAATAGACGAGGCTTTCTCGCATATAGCGCCTTTTCATTTTCAGCACATCGTTGCAGCTGACCGTTCCTATCCTGCAGCACTTGGCGGATTCTCCAACGGCGTCACGCCATTAGAGCTTGCCGGTGCGACTACGAGCTTTATCGATGGGACATATTTGACTCCTCATGCGATTCGCTCAGTAAAGGATCATAAAGGCGAGGTATTATATAAATGGAAAGATACGTCAAAAGCGGTTTGGTCCCCTTCCACAGTCAATAGCATCCGCTCCTTGATGAAAGAAGTTGTCGTGAACGGGACAGGCAAAGGTATTGCTTATACAACGAGCTATACTGGAGCGAAAACAGGGACAACTGATTCGTTTAAAGACTTGTGGACAATCGGCATGAATGACCACTATACGTCGGCTGTCTGGATCGGTTACGACAGACCAACCCCCATCCCACGTCTGCGTGATCAAAAAATTCATCTGCGTGCATTTTCCTCGACGATGCGACCATAAAAGCCTTGCACGATCCGTTAGGTCGGATCCGCAAGGCTTTTCAATTTATTTCACTGGATTGGCTAACGGAATGCTAGCGAGCAGCCCATTGTAAAGACGGAAGATGATATACACCAGTCCCGCCACTAAGACACTCCAGATGATAATTTGAAAGAATATCAAACCGACTGTGTGCGTCAATGGCATAAATGGACTTAATTTGTAGACTACGTAAATAAAGTAGACAAAAGTAGTGATAAAGAAGATCAATGCTAGCATCTTCCATGATTGAATACCAATTACCGATGCAAGTGCGCCGATAAAATAAATGATGACACCTGATTTCGAAGCGCTATACGAGGCATCCGCTTCTTCTTTCAGGAAAAATAATAAGGCCGTTTCATGAATGGTGACCGCAATCAGTTTTAAAGCTGCAAATAACATAAAGAATACTAATGCATACATGGTCAGTAAAAAAATGCGTAATTGAAGGTCTGATAAGAACTCCCTCATGCCTTGATAGAGACCGATTTCCTTAAAGAGGATCAGCGTCTCTCCTACACTATAGACACCAAAGGTCAAACTGAATAGTAAGATGGAGACAAATGGTAAATAGCTGAACAAATATGGATTTTTCATAATACCCCCAAAAAATATTTTTTCCCCTTCTAATAATATAAGAAGGAAGTCGAATAAAGCAATAATTGGTCAACTGTCGTCTATGCAATTTGAAATGTTTTACGCTATACTAACAAATACGCCCACGCTTATGCCTCGGGAATTTGAATAGGTGAAGAACATGGTTGGAAGGAGGATTCTTTTGGAATTCGTGTTATTGATTTTTTTACCTGTAATCTTCGCGGTACTTGTTCCTTTTATTTATAAGAAAATTAAAGGAATACATACGGGTTGGTTTGTGTTAGTAGTACCTCTTGTGTTATTTGGCTATTACGCTAGTTTTTTGCCGTTAGTTATGGATGGTGGTCATGCTATTTCTGAATTGAAATGGATTCCTTCACTTGGAATTGCGTTTACTTCATACATAGATGGTCTTAGTTTATTATTCACGCTATTGATCACCGGAAT encodes the following:
- a CDS encoding MFS transporter; amino-acid sequence: MSRHKKNFIIIWVTNFLVAGTMTMIMPFLSLYIETFGDYSDAYVQKWAGLIFGATFITALIMSPIWGRFADRFGFKPILLINGFGITISVFLMGFVNSVETFFVLRLLMGLVTGFLPTSLAFISSQTPREEAGKMLGTLQMGGVAGMLFGPVLGGLMADTFGFEYAFIITSVSVVMATLLVLFGIKEEARVKVRKVVKYSRTVILGGLFKHRLMFNVMIVTTLIQVGNFSIQPLLSLYVADLTHAASNVAFLAGLTFSATGLGNLLFARYWGKVGDDIGYEKILGILLIMSFIFIIPQAFVTSLWQLVLLRFLFGISTGGMIPLTTALVRREAPLEVQGEVMGYNTSFRFLGNIIGPMFGGIVSGYIGIPAVFIVTGILFIVGYLFLSMAVRRPTQDFEHFLEDRQDEANEHT
- a CDS encoding transglycosylase domain-containing protein, which codes for MKQTVGLVITLACVPLLLFIQNQIYAETVQTEALHASIRDAVQLDVPAMVSPIQMKDRNGTLFAEEYIEWRQPIHLQDITFFTRQLFLKSEDRTFYEHRGYDIAAIIRAFTINAAADEKQQGASTITQQVVRMRYLSTEKTYERKFKELFFAAELEKQSTKDEILEMYLNEMYFGNQVYGIGGAASYYFSRPLEKLHEAEIAFLAAIPNNPSLYNPLKHFDQTKERQIRLLQVMLNQQVISQEQFEEYSNMPIQLNVKKKEQRYPMYSSYVLEELKELIAQTEGLDVSLSKAKTPEERQRWQNEINRRTREVIGKGVTIDTALDQNKQQHDENRLNALIGTNGVQAGAAVIDNEMREIISLYAGSGYKKTDFNRAYQAVRQPGSVIKPLLVYAPFFESGPYHADTPVNSSDICIGGYCPKNFGHYQFGTTTVREAFRNSYNSTAVRLLQRVGIDEAFSHIAPFHFQHIVAADRSYPAALGGFSNGVTPLELAGATTSFIDGTYLTPHAIRSVKDHKGEVLYKWKDTSKAVWSPSTVNSIRSLMKEVVVNGTGKGIAYTTSYTGAKTGTTDSFKDLWTIGMNDHYTSAVWIGYDRPTPIPRLRDQKIHLRAFSSTMRP
- a CDS encoding DUF5366 family protein, with the protein product MKNPYLFSYLPFVSILLFSLTFGVYSVGETLILFKEIGLYQGMREFLSDLQLRIFLLTMYALVFFMLFAALKLIAVTIHETALLFFLKEEADASYSASKSGVIIYFIGALASVIGIQSWKMLALIFFITTFVYFIYVVYKLSPFMPLTHTVGLIFFQIIIWSVLVAGLVYIIFRLYNGLLASIPLANPVK